In Sulfolobales archaeon, the sequence CAAGGGCTTTGGAGCTTGGATATAGATTCGTTGATGTATTCTGCGATAAGGGGGCTTTCAACCCGAGTGAGGCTAGGGCTATACTGGCTGTTGGTAAGGGAAGAGGCCTTATACCGAGGATCCATGCCGATGAGTTCAGCTATATAGGGTGTAGCGATGTAGGCCTCGAGCTAGGAGCATCATCCCTAGATCATCTAAACCACACGCCAATCGAGGTTATCGATAGGATCTCCTCAACAGATTCCACAGCTGTGCTAGCACCTAGCACTGCAATAGCCACAGTAGGTAGGAAACCCCCTTCTAGGGAGCTCCTAGAGAGAGGGGCTATAATAGCTATTGCAACAGACCACTCCCCATCCCTCATGAACCTCGATATGGTGGTAACAATAGATCTAGCTGTTAACTACCTCTCACTACCTCCTGCAAATGCTATCGCGGCTGCAACAGTTAACGCAGCCTATAGCCTTGGACTTGGGGGGCACGTAGGATCTCTTATAGAGGGTTCGAGAGCCGATATAGTGTTATGGGCGCAGCCGAGCTATAGATGGTTTGGCTATCTAATGCGCCGAGCACCAATAGCATGTGTTATAAAGGATGGGGTTCTGGTGAGAGATATAAGGGGTTGCGAGATCCAGCGATCGCCCTAGATAGCTAAGATCCCATAAGATGGATCATTCTATATGCTATATAGGCCAGGTTCCTCCCACATATCTCCCCGTGATCTAATATTGGCACATACTCCACAATATCACCCCCAACAAGCCTTCTAGTCTTGGAGATACCATCTAAGATCTCCACAGCTTCTCGCATAGCTAGACCTAGGGGTGATGGTGAGTTAACCCCTGGGCATTGATGTGGATCTAAAGAGTCGCTGTCAAAACTTATATAGATCCATCTAGCCTCCGAGAGAATCTCATTTATAATCCTCACAGCTTCTCCGGGATCTAGATCCTCGGATTCTATATATGTAACACCCAGCCTTCTAGCCAGATCCAGCATGTATCTGGGAACACTATGCCTTCTAACACCAACCACTACAACCTTTAAGCCAGACCCCCTCTCTTCCAGGAGCTCTCTGAGATATGTTCCCGATGAGAGGCCCTCGGAAAGCCTTCTCAGATCTAGATGGGCGTCGAACACAACCAGCCCTCCTCCAGATCCTCTTCTATCCAGCACAGCTGATACGGAGTATTTGGTTATACTGTGATCTCCTCCAAGTAGTAGGAAGCCTCTGCATATGCTTAACAGCTCCCTCACAGCATTATATATTCTAGAGGATGTAGTTGTTATATCGCCTGGTGCTATATCTATGTCTCCAGCATCACATACACATATATCCTCATGAATATTAAGGCTATATAGATAATCCCTCAGCTTGGTAGTAGCATATCTAGCCCCCGGCCTCCCCGCAGTACTCCAATCCCAGGGGGCGCCTGCTATACATATACAGCCAGCATCGCATTTTCTCCTAACAACATCGCCTAGCCTTAGATCCTCTGGATCTCTTATAAACCTGCTACCAGGGGTTCTAAATAATGCGGGGATCATGGATCATCAACCCAGATGGGATCAGGGATTCTCTGATGATATACCTAGCCATCACCCAGGGTATATGGCTTCAAACCTCTTCTCAACCCTAGGCAAATCGTCGTACCAGATCCTATATACCTCGAACAAGCCGTTGGGGATCTCGATCCATCCAAGATCTAGATCAGGTCTATATATATCTATGGTTGTTGATGAAGAATATATATAGATCGGCCCGCTCGATACCGCTCTATAGATTTTATAGTAGTTCCTCCTCTCAACAGCTCTATCATAGACCCTGTAGAAGCTGCCCACAACCACCTCTACATCGTGTTCCCTAACTAGGATAGCCCCCATATTTAGTGCTGACACCGTATAGCCTATAATCTCTCTTAAGATCCCCTCATCTATATGACTTCTTATCCTTGTAGCGATCATCTGTGCTAGGAAGTATGTATCGTTATAGAGGCTTGCATATACACCTCTACCATCGATCCCGAGATCCTCTAGAATCCTATCCTTATCCACCGTGCCGTTGTGGATTAGATAGAGCCTATAGCCCTCACTAGTAACAGCCTCGGCTGGGTGTGTCGAGAATATGTTTATCGGCATACCAGTTGCAGCAGCCCTAACATGGATCATCTCAACTGCTGCCCCATCTCGAGATCCTAGCTGATGCGGGTGAGTCCTAGCATCTACGTCACTGTAGAAAGGCTCTATAGACTTAGCTATAGCGAGCTTTTCAACACCCCTCGATGTGATTAGCACGCTGAGCCTCCCCCAGCCATCCTTATGGCTTATCCCTCTGGAACCTGTTAGAAAACCCCCATATGGATCGAATTCCGATGCTCTTAAGAGACTCTCTATAAGGGCATCCCTATACCTGGCTATAGGCTGTGAACCTCCAAAGAGAATCAAGATCCTGCACATATGGCTCCGCCAATTCACATCTCGCTAGCAAATATATATGAGCTTAGGATTTCCATCGCTGAGGAATAGATAGTTATGATCTATCCTCACAATATATTGCCTAAATATTTTTAACCCTTATAGATAGTAACACCGGCTGATCATAGGTAATGATAAAAAGTTATTAGCGCGAATTTGTTGGGGTATTCTAGCAATGGAGGTAATAGATCTTTCAAGGGATGTTAGCTATAGAGATATATGGAAGATCTCTGTTGGAAGGGCTAGAGCCTCGATCAGGTCTGAGATATATGAGACCCTCAAGAAGAGGAGGGAGGAGCTTTTAGAGCTAATTAGAAGAGGGGGGAAATGCTATGGCGTAACCACAGGTGTTGGGGGTTTGAAGGATTTTGAGGTGGATCCCTCTGAGGTCGCGAGAAGATCTAGGGATTTTTTGAGGGAGCATGCAGCGGGCTCAGGAGATCCCCTAGATAAGTCTATTGTAAGAGGTGCTATGGCTATACTGGCGAGGCAGCTCTCAATAGGGTATTCCGGGGTATCACCAGATGTTGTGTCTCTCCTCATAGAGATGTTGAATAGAGATATAGTGCCTATAGTACCTAGATATGGATCGCTTGGCGCTAGTGGAGATCTAGCGCCTATGGCCTATATAGGCCTTGCCATAGCCGGGGTGGGGCTTGTTGAGAAGGGGGGAAGGATTCTTAGGTCTTCGCAAGCGCTTGCCGAAGAGGGTCTCAAACCCCTGGATCTAGGTTCTAAGGAGGCCCTCTCAATAATAAATAACACAGCCATGTCCACATCTATAGCGGTTCACGCTCTAGTAGCTGCTGAGAGGCTTCTAAAAACCCTTGAGATCAGCTCTTCAATTGCTATACAGGCTATGGGGACGCTAAAGCAGCACATAGATCTTGAGATGTTATCCCTCAAAAGGCACCCAGGGATCCTAGGGGTTGCTATGGATATACATAGGATCTTAGATGGTTCATCCAACCTAGGAAGATCAGCAGTTATACAGGATATATATAGCTATAGATGTATCCCACAGATACTCGGTGCTCTGAGGGATTCGCTGGAATATGTGAGATCATCTGTTGATAGAGAGATAAATGCTGTGACAGATAACCCGGTAATCCTAGGGGGTGAGTGTGTTAGTGGCTGT encodes:
- the hutI gene encoding imidazolonepropionase codes for the protein MAQGYVDVDLIIHGSREILTLPRVVRGRADRGSLGVVEDGAIAISHGVIVAIGSEDEILRRYRARMYIDASNYIATPGLIDPHTHLLYSGSREDERELILGGVPYTEILARGGGILRTMKLTSKADRELLLSSLRERLNEMIESGVTTVEIKTGYGIDIESELRLLEVLAYAAGNSPVNIVSTLLAHIPLPNLDFKGFLDGFERVLIPRALELGYRFVDVFCDKGAFNPSEARAILAVGKGRGLIPRIHADEFSYIGCSDVGLELGASSLDHLNHTPIEVIDRISSTDSTAVLAPSTAIATVGRKPPSRELLERGAIIAIATDHSPSLMNLDMVVTIDLAVNYLSLPPANAIAAATVNAAYSLGLGGHVGSLIEGSRADIVLWAQPSYRWFGYLMRRAPIACVIKDGVLVRDIRGCEIQRSP
- a CDS encoding arginase family protein, with the translated sequence MIPALFRTPGSRFIRDPEDLRLGDVVRRKCDAGCICIAGAPWDWSTAGRPGARYATTKLRDYLYSLNIHEDICVCDAGDIDIAPGDITTTSSRIYNAVRELLSICRGFLLLGGDHSITKYSVSAVLDRRGSGGGLVVFDAHLDLRRLSEGLSSGTYLRELLEERGSGLKVVVVGVRRHSVPRYMLDLARRLGVTYIESEDLDPGEAVRIINEILSEARWIYISFDSDSLDPHQCPGVNSPSPLGLAMREAVEILDGISKTRRLVGGDIVEYVPILDHGEICGRNLAYIAYRMIHLMGS
- a CDS encoding aromatic amino acid ammonia-lyase — protein: MEVIDLSRDVSYRDIWKISVGRARASIRSEIYETLKKRREELLELIRRGGKCYGVTTGVGGLKDFEVDPSEVARRSRDFLREHAAGSGDPLDKSIVRGAMAILARQLSIGYSGVSPDVVSLLIEMLNRDIVPIVPRYGSLGASGDLAPMAYIGLAIAGVGLVEKGGRILRSSQALAEEGLKPLDLGSKEALSIINNTAMSTSIAVHALVAAERLLKTLEISSSIAIQAMGTLKQHIDLEMLSLKRHPGILGVAMDIHRILDGSSNLGRSAVIQDIYSYRCIPQILGALRDSLEYVRSSVDREINAVTDNPVILGGECVSGCNFHGIHIAIAMDLLSISMIPALIQCERRISAILDKNLNRGLPPFLSEDPGKSSGLMMLQYLAAALLNRAKSLSTPATQDNTPTSANHEDHVSNSLNAGLKALEIAELGLRIASIEILVMSRAISLRGWLDGLSPLTRKIYGVAIDILSKAETLGEAVDAMAREIAILVEDL